ATAGCTAGGTCCATTCATACGTTTGACAATGCAGACTTGAATATCCCTTATTAATTGATTAAATAAGGCAAATTATTAAGAGTCCTATTGTGTTCAATCCCCTTCTCTCCTTCCAAAGTCACATCAGCCTATAACTGTGCATCTATAGATTGTCCTGAGCAAAATTTATACCATAGACATTTTGTTGAACTTATGTTGCATATCTCAGAACTTTGACAAATTGCCCTGAAAAAACATGCATCTCCAGTCGGTCCTGTTACGTGTTCAGATTTAGCTAAGTATTTGTGATAGTAGATGCAAAGTAATGATGCAGAATAttctattatattttatatttttgtttaatgtAAAAATATTGAATGTTGAATGAAAAATAGCATCTGTCATAGATGCTATTTTTGGATGTCAAGTTAGAAAATATATCTGAATTTAAAACCCAAAAACTTGACACGGTGCTGTGTCTGTAGGGGGCCAGGCTCTGCCTGATGGGATGGATACTGATGATGCAGAGAAGTGTCCAATCTGTCTGTGTGTCCTCAGCGGTGAACTGGCCATGCCTGACAGCTGCTGCCATGTCTTCTGTCTCGGATGCCTCCTCACGTGGGCAGAGGTTATTGTCATGCTGTTACATGAAATTATGTAATGACACGGTTATGGTTAAACACTGAGATCTATAAAAGCAGTTACATAACACAAGTTGAAGGTATTTGAAATACTGTTAGTTTTAAGGCTTgataggaataaaaaaaaattgctcaCCTTCATTATATAATTTTTTCCCTTGTTGGTGTGGAAATGTTTGAGGCGTTTACTGTGCAACAGAAATTCTGTTTCAATGGCATTAACATAACTTGTGTACTTGGTACTACAGTATATGTTGTAGATGCCTGTTTAACTTTAAATCACAGATGGTTCCTTCCTGCCCAGTGGACAGAAGACCTTTCAGCAACGTTTACAAATGGGACAGAATTCTTGGCTGTGTACAGGTAAGTGCAATTCACCAATCTGCATTAACTGAAGATATGCCATACACTCAACTAAGTGCACCACTGCACTTAATAGAAAAGTGATTTGTTTAACTGTATGATGTTGATGTAGGTCACAACAAAcacccagtgttttctcttgttgAATGCAAACCATGTTGCCTTTGAtaaggacaagttcacttttttgTGTAATCTTAGTTATGTTAAAACATTGTTAGCAGTGACACCTCTGTGTGTGCTCACCTTGATGATTGTGGCACATGAGAGAAGTCAGTTTTTCAGAGACGTAAGTAGGTTGTAAGTGCGTCACCTGCAGTGGAGTtctagaagtgtgtgtgtgtgtgtgtgagtgatggGATGTTTATTCTTTCACTGCAGGTGGGGGATCTTGTTTAAAGTTCTGTGGGTTTTTGTGCATTAAATGTAATGCTGCCACCCAGTGGAGGctaatatttaaaaaacaaaatgtgacttcTCTGAATGTCACTGAGACATGTTATTATGCGCACATTTATTGCtgggcagactgggacagtgcagaTAGTGTCTTAGCATGACaggtaatcaaagtcagggctacATATACATAGTCCAGTCCCTATAAAATTTATATTTGAATGTCTCTAACTATGAGAATCTTCAGACGTGTTTTAGCACAGTGTTGTTTTAGTCCTTCAAAACCTTTGGTTGATGTTTTAAGGTTCCTGTGAGGAGGCGAGCGGTCCGACTTCACACTGAGAACTGCTGCTGCAGAAACCCTGAAAAGAAGCGCTGTGTCAAGTAAGTGTTGGTATTTTATCGGATCATAAAGATGTAGGAATCTCGCTTTCTTTTCCAAAACCACACCAACATTCAGGGTATAATTAGAAAGAGCTGCTTCTATAAAATttgtttaaaacaatttggaattcCCGTGTGGACTTGGGGTTATTCTACAAGGCATCATTTTGCTGTAGTTACAAATTATTGAATGGTTTCAAGATGGCTAATGTAGATGTGTTGTGCAATATCCTGTTGGCAAGCACTTCTTTGACAGTTGAAAAAAATGGGTAGAAGAATTTTGAGGTGCCACAGCTTCACTGTAACCTTAGTTTGCCAAAGTGACATTTGTCTCATTACATAGAAAAAATGTTCACATAGGTTGCAGAATATCTCATATTTTACTTCAAAGTGCATGGTTAAACATTATACGAAAGTTTAGGTAAACTAAGTTTGATATTTTTCAGAAGTAAGAATGAGAGAAGATTGAAATGGCAGAAGGTGGAGAGGACAACAGTTCCCAAAACGAAAGGACTTGTGAGGAAATGTAAGAATCTATGTATTTAGTTTTTATTTACTGATAAACTGTTGATGAGTAACATTTTGTAAGTGAGGTCATCTAACactatattcttttttttttctttttttttttttttccttttttacccCCAGGCAACGAGGAGGATCCATCTTCCTTGAGCATAAAAAAGGTctgatatttatttttgttttttcaatgcCCACCCCACTTATCCAGGTATGGCACCCAAAATGGGTATGGCACAGTAGCTAATAGATTTTAAGTAGGTAATATGATTCAGTTGATAcacaccaaaacataatatgactAAGTTTAGTTGTGAAAAGTGGGTTGAAGCAACACGGCGTTTCTGTTTCACCTCACTGTTCAGTGTTACTATTCCGAGCAGACATGACGGtgcttttgagggggaaaaaatggatTGTGCCTCTACATACGTATATGTTGGCGTAGAAACAATTTCATGGTCGACTTTTAACAGTTAAAAAGTTGCCATCTGAATGTGATAGTGGTGTTTATCACAACTGCTTTTACATCCCTTAAATGCCAAAGTAAAGGATGCTCTCATTGAATTGAATGATAGAAACAAACATCTTGATGCGTGAGTCTAAAAGTGGACAAAACACACAGTGACTGCATTTTAGGAAAAAGACtaattccctttttttttttttttttttttttttgacttgaaAGACTTTGttttatatacagtggtcccttgctataacgcgaTTCACCTTTCGCGACCTCGCTGTttcgcgattttttttttttttagtccaattttgcatgctttttttttttacagtgcattgtgttccgcggcctcatcaagcagccggtcgcgacactgcgaagggagagcacgcgcattgtgttctgtgtgtctgtttataagaatcttctcgcccagaagaaaaaagagcggcaacaactacccataactgtgttctacactcggaaaaacacacctgcagcgaggtgtgagtcagtggaaaaagacgtgacagcgcagcggcgccaggacgaagaggcgcgatcagaggaactgtgaaatactggtcagtcattattaataatttcttatgtgtccaacctcgtacattGATAGTTAAaatttaattcgttagttctaaaagccatcataattatttataggaaaacgttctatttttatttctgaaacaaatgtttgggcctgaaaacaggttggtcttatttctctactcaggtttgaactttgagagtgtttacgcacgagagaaaagtgagaaaatgttcatgcctgattgagaaaagtgtataaagtgtgtagtgaggggttttacagctttaaaacatctataataattgtaaaaaataacactggccactttgcggatttcgcctatcgcgggctatttttagaacgtaactcccgcgataaacgagggaccactgtacttcaccTCTGTGTTTTGAGACCAAAATGCTACAAGATTTCATTAGATCTCTGTTGAATATGTGTTGTGTCCAGGTGAGAGGAACTGAGTGCTGCACGTGTCTTCCATCTCCTCTTGGCTCCTTAACAATAATGTCAACACAGGACATGTAAGTCGAGGTCTCCTCCGTAATGAATTATGTCAAATGTCAACAACTACGTGATCATCACAGAACGTATTTGTTTTTACTGATGATTTAGTCTGACACCACATATACCCAaatctgtatttttatttgtgttaAAGCTGTTTGTACAATACTGAATTCTTCTTGGGGGGGGCACACAGCGCTGTGCCTCACTACAGTCGGTTGCATCCCATTGTTAAAATGCAGATTCCTTTTCAAGAGAGACAGAAATATGAGACCATACCTTATCACAGTTGAAGTGATATTTTCAATAATTGCGGCGAGTTTTAAATTAATTCATGAGGCTCTAGTTCATACCTTACTGTTTTTAAAgtaagaggggggaaaaaaaatcctgtgTCCACTACTAAATGCTATCTCATGTATAAttaaatatttttatatttaaatgaatgggtaaattgttaaaaaaaagtgcTTCTTTAATGGACTGCTAGCCATGTGCTGTTTTTATTCCTTTGCAGTGCAGAGCCTGTTTGGTTGGCAGAACATATATCATATGGAACCGACCTCAAACGTCGCACATCTCAATGTCAAGATTGTCCGTGGCTTTGTCCCGCTCTTCCCGTCTCTGCCAGTGGCACCTCAAGGTATTGATTTCCCACGTCGCCTCTTAAATGCTTTTGTTAGCGTCTGTGCTTCCTGCAACTTGGATATCCAAACACACTTTGGATGAGAATTGACACTCGAGCCTTAGCCCAGTCCAGTGGCTAGGAAATGTTTGCGTAATAAGCTGTCTGGACAGCTGGAAAAGGTGCTTATGCTTATAAGATGTCATACAAAGTAGATCTCCGGtattgcagaccgaacagtctgcccctaaaaatcggtccgcccttctgcgtcatttcggaccacagcagcatgtctgagagggagtctcttcacccaaagcaatcaaatggattagtgggattattaaccatcagatgataaaggtaaaacctcttaaatcattctaaagtcagttttaagcaaaaactctGCAAAATTCCGTGACACTTGGAAATGAGcgacgcacagtgaacgcatcagctagcagcttgtgtagccacagcactctgattgcttctgtcgccttttatgatgaaataatgctgaatttatgtggaaatgattgttgtataaaagcttcagatatctgtcgctgagatagatgatgactggagtgcagtttgaagcagaagcgaggtgttaatctgtgaatcgcggctaatgacgcatgcgcagatgcaaaaggcaaaccaatttttaggggggaccgttcggtcggggACACTGGCCTTAATCGTGCCCACCTGCTTACAAACACCAACCCTTACATCTGGAAAAACGaccacaacattaaaaaaaagcttCCGCAGATCTGGACAAAGTGGACTCTCTGGACTGCAAGTTGTTCACAACATGTTTCGTGTGTTTATCTGTCACAGTTTCCATCCTTCCAGCTGGAactacagtcagttttcttttgGACAGTGGTCATCTTCCTTCAGCAGCCCCAGTTCACTATTGGACAGTGGTCATTCTGGTGAGTCATGTCTTTCAAATTCTTTCTGTGGATGAGTTTTTGCAGAGTTGATGCCAGACATTTTAAGTTTGTTACATTACGATTTGGAATCTGCTCTGAGGAGTCAAATGGCACAAAATATGAAATGTAGATCATGTGTGTATTTAAAATGTTGATGTTtagtaaaaaaaatatttcaccAGATTTTAGCCAAAGCATCTTTCTTTTATTGGAAAAGTAaataggtttgtttttttttttttaaataagtgttTATTTTTCCCCAGGTTATTGTGAACCTCGCATGAATGGAATTTTTTGTAttgaaatgtgcacaaataatagcAGCTGATAATagaatactacaacccctggcaaaaattatggaatcaccggcctcggaggatgttcattcagttgtttaattttgtagaaaaaaagcagatcacagacatgacacaaaactaaagtcatttcaaatggcaactttctggctttaagaaacactataagaaatcaagaaaaaaagattgtggcagtcagtaacggttacttttttagaccaagcagaggaaaaaaatatggactcactcaattctgaggaataaattatggaatcaccctgtaaatttccatccccaaaactaacacctgcatcaaatcacatctccttgttagtctgcctctaaaaaggagtgatcacaccttggagagctgttgcaccaagtggactgacatgaatcatggctccaacacgagatgtcagttgaaacaaaggagaggattatcaaactcttaaaagagggtaaatcatcacgcaatgttgcaaaagatgttggttgttcacagtcagctgtgtctaaactggaccaaagacagaaaacttaaagcaatatgtctcaaaaatcgaaaatgcacaacaaaacaaatgaggaacgaatgggaggaaactggagtcaacgtctgtgactgaactgtaagaaaccgcctaaaggaaatgggatttacatacagaaaagctaaacgaaagccatcattaacacctaaacagaaaaaaacaaggttacaatgggctaaggaaaagcaattgtggactgtggatgactggatgaaagtcatattcagtgatgaatctcgaatctgcattgggcaaggtgatgatgctggaacatttgtttggtgccgttccaatgagatttataaagatgactgcttgaagggaacatgtaaatttccacagtcattgatgatatggggctgcatgtcaggtaaaggcactggggagatggctgtcattacatcatcaataaatgcacaagtttacgtggatattttggacacttttcttatcccatcaattgaaaggatgtttggggatgatatcatttttcaagatgataatgcatcttgccatagagcaggggtgggcaattaatttttacaaggggccacatagggaacctgaattatgtccaagggccacaccattgataactcagctgtctcccattacaaattttacaaaaaattacctatttaatagcttttataggtcatttttattattgtaataatatgtaaatataccaAAATAAACCTCTcttatgatttgcaacacacaagcttgacatttttactatatgtaataataatcacagacctcatgagggccagacagagacatgcaaagggccgcatgtggcccccgggccacagtttgcccaggtctgccatagagcaaaaactgtgaaaacattccttgcaaaaagacacatagggtcaatttcatgacatagggttaatgtcaacgagcagatgtgatttgatgcaggtgttagttttggggatggaaatttacagggtgattccataatttattcctcagaattgagtgagtccatatttttttcctctgcttggtctaaaaaagtaaccgttactgactgccacaatcttttttcttgatttcttatagtgtttcttaaagccagaaagttgccatttgaaatgactttagttttgtgtcatgtctgtgatctgctttttttctacaaaattaaacaactgaatgaacatcctccgaggccggtgattccataatttttgccaggggttgtagaaatggCTTCTTCTTCTTTGAATCTTATTCGAACATGTAAAGGATTACAATGAAGCATCAATTTGAAATTGTGTTCAGCCTTTAAGAAACTGGTGCAGATGTAAACTTTGCTGTATTCCAAAAAAGAATCAGGCTTCGACTCttgcttgactttttttttttttttgtcgtgaaATGTATCATCTAGACTCATTTACTGCCGACATAAAATGTTCATAGACACTCTCCTGAATGAAACAAATCTAAGAATTTGAAGAAATTTCTGATTGATTCTGCAAATGCTCACTTTCGTTCTATCCTCCAGTGTTTCAGGGTGTTGTCTGCGCCATTACTTCTCCGAAATCTGGAGAGAAAAGAGGCGGCCGAGCTTCAACCTCCAAAGCTCCCACCAAAGAGAAGGAATCCGTGCCATCACGGCGATCCACGCGCAACAGTAAAAGCCAGGAAGACTCTTCTGCATCTGACCCGTCGCCAGCACCTCAGTCCATTTCTTCAGACTCCGACTCCTCTGCCAGCCAGTCTGCCAAACCAGACAAGGCTCCTCAGGTACCTACCAAGAGGAAGGGGAAACGGGTAACAAATCGAAAAGCTAGTGGGAAGCGGAAAAGGACAGCCAGGAAGAAATGCTCTCCTCAAACAGTCAGCAGCCCAGCGCTGTCTGAGGTGGAGGAGGGTGATGAAGGCGATGAGGATGACCACACAGAGAAGAATGAGGAGGTCGACCAAAAAGAACATACAGACGACGCGGCACTGCAACAGTCGAATGCTGAAGGGGGACTTAATGCAGTTCAGGATGAGGAAGGAGACAAACCTGTAAAGGAGCATACAAACAATGCTGAGCTGCAACAGTCGGATGCTGAAGAGAGTCTTAATGCTGTTCAGGATGGACGCATCTGTCCTGAAGAGCAAGTGGAGTTAAAACTCAATAATGATGTGGGGCAAGACAGTGAGGATACTCAGGGGCAATCTGATGAACATGAAGAGAGACAGAAACCAGACGAGGGAGAAAACTTTCCGTCCTCGTGCTCAGAGTTGGCTCCTCAAAGCTCAGGTTCATGCTCTGAACATGATGAGAGTAAAACAGAGGAGGAACCGCCAACTAGCCCCACTTGTCCAAGAGAAAACAACATTGAGGAAAGCACGTCACAATCACCATCGGTCTCTCAAAATGTGCCATCTGAGAACCTCAGTTTTCCCCAGTGTGAAGAGGAGAAAGAGCAAGAACACGAAATGGACATTGGTGCAGAGCCCCAAGAAGTTAACGCTGAAGAATCATCAACTGACACAAAGACAGAATCATGTCAGGGGTTACTAAAGCCTAGTCCTGTCTCTGCTGGAGCGTCTGTGGAAAATGTACCTGTCCCAGAAGTGGAAACGTCTGAGGAAATTATGACAAAAACGTTTGGATTACAAGAGCATCCAGTAAAGGGAAAGTCTGTGCAAGGAACTGAGGAGAGCAGTCTATCCAACGATGACACTAATGTTGTTCCCATGGACTGCAGCTCACCTATCAGTGAGCATGGTAATGATGTTATTGTAGAATTCCCAAGAGAGGGCGCTGCTGTGGCCCCTTCTGCTTCCACAGGACAAGACACCAAGGAAGAGAAGATCAGCAACCAGCAGCAGAGCGAAAAGAGACAAGAAAGTAAAAACGACAGGCAGCGATGCTCCCGTTTCCACTCCCCAACATCCACTTGGTCACCCAAGAGAGACTCTAGGCGGAATCTTTCCAGGCA
The window above is part of the Thalassophryne amazonica chromosome 22, fThaAma1.1, whole genome shotgun sequence genome. Proteins encoded here:
- the scaf11 gene encoding protein SCAF11 isoform X1 — encoded protein: MTGAGSGGQALPDGMDTDDAEKCPICLCVLSGELAMPDSCCHVFCLGCLLTWAEMVPSCPVDRRPFSNVYKWDRILGCVQVPVRRRAVRLHTENCCCRNPEKKRCVKSKNERRLKWQKVERTTVPKTKGLVRKCNEEDPSSLSIKKVRGTECCTCLPSPLGSLTIMSTQDIAEPVWLAEHISYGTDLKRRTSQCQDCPWLCPALPVSASGTSSFHPSSWNYSQFSFGQWSSSFSSPSSLLDSGHSVFQGVVCAITSPKSGEKRGGRASTSKAPTKEKESVPSRRSTRNSKSQEDSSASDPSPAPQSISSDSDSSASQSAKPDKAPQVPTKRKGKRVTNRKASGKRKRTARKKCSPQTVSSPALSEVEEGDEGDEDDHTEKNEEVDQKEHTDDAALQQSNAEGGLNAVQDEEGDKPVKEHTNNAELQQSDAEESLNAVQDGRICPEEQVELKLNNDVGQDSEDTQGQSDEHEERQKPDEGENFPSSCSELAPQSSGSCSEHDESKTEEEPPTSPTCPRENNIEESTSQSPSVSQNVPSENLSFPQCEEEKEQEHEMDIGAEPQEVNAEESSTDTKTESCQGLLKPSPVSAGASVENVPVPEVETSEEIMTKTFGLQEHPVKGKSVQGTEESSLSNDDTNVVPMDCSSPISEHGNDVIVEFPREGAAVAPSASTGQDTKEEKISNQQQSEKRQESKNDRQRCSRFHSPTSTWSPKRDSRRNLSRHSRSRSRECDSNSLSSHSSRARSRERDRERNGEQDYSRRDRSRDRRRWRSRSRSRSRSRSRSRSRTRSYRRGPSPEWPASRDDSPQWTDRQDRWRSARGGGSGGEARRFRGGASRFDNGAFREPSPDRQGWSENPDWVTEKTRSDNEGRNRDSGFSGTSWWEDHRNSGGDRPDSRGCGGFGRGRGNNNCSFYNQQEDMGENRWHPRNNFSGTGNSSGNDAYSRFNENRAGGRRKDYESSEPMVDRSGWSSASSWAVRRTLPADVQDYYSRRQRGGSGGWNRQEEEQPAADPPQNEPPPASQAVPGNAPVPVMNMMPPPPPPPPPPPPQLNVLHHYPMPGPLAALPVTLQPAAPYAIPPQVPVHLHPAVPLLQVPAVSAQALPPPPPPPPPMQQGSQTAAAQPDGPTTQVVSNVVSFVKPPPPPAPPRAVVAVVNQGHPAVTQALPSSTTQTGHHNKAQADSSKKEKQKQQIQEKAINEVKTAIKPFYQNKEITKEEYKEIVRKAVEKVCHSKSGEVDSSKVANLVKAYVDKYKHARKK
- the scaf11 gene encoding protein SCAF11 isoform X2; the protein is MTGAGSGGQALPDGMDTDDAEKCPICLCVLSGELAMPDSCCHVFCLGCLLTWAEMVPSCPVDRRPFSNVYKWDRILGCVQVPVRRRAVRLHTENCCCRNPEKKRCVKSKNERRLKWQKVERTTVPKTKGLVRKCNEEDPSSLSIKKVRGTECCTCLPSPLGSLTIMSTQDIAEPVWLAEHISYGTDLKRRTSQCQDCPWLCPALPVSASGTSSFHPSSWNYSQFSFGQWSSSFSSPSSLLDSGHSVFQGVVCAITSPKSGEKRGGRASTSKAPTKEKESVPSRRSTRNSKSQEDSSASDPSPAPQSISSDSDSSASQSAKPDKAPQVPTKRKGKRVTNRKASGKRKRTARKKCSPQTVSSPALSEVEEGDEGDEDDHTEKNEEVDQKEHTDDAALQQSNAEGGLNAVQDEEGDKPVKEHTNNAELQQSDAEESLNAVQDGRICPEEQVELKLNNDVGQDSEDTQGQSDEHEERQKPDEGENFPSSCSELAPQSSGSCSEHDESKTEEEPPTSPTCPRENNIEESTSQSPSVSQNVPSENLSFPQCEEEKEQEHEMDIGAEPQEVNAEESSTDTKTESCQGLLKPSPVSAGASVENVPVPEVETSEEIMTKTFGLQEHPVKGKSVQGTEESSLSNDDTNVVPMDCSSPISEHGNDVIVEFPREGAAVAPSASTGQDTKEEKISNQQQSEKRQESKNDRQRCSRFHSPTSTWSPKRDSRRNLSRHSRSRSRECDSNSLSSHSSRARSRERDRERNGEQDYSRRDRSRDRRRWRSRSRSRSRSRSRSRSRTRSYRRGPSPEWPASRDDSPQWTDRQDRWRSARGGGSGGEARRFRGGASRFDNGAFREPSPDRQGWSENPDWVTEKTRSDNEGRNRDSGFSGTSWWEDHRNSGGDRPDSRGCGGFGRGRGNNNCSFYNQQEDMGENRWHPRNNFSGTGNSSGNDAYSRFNENRAGGRRKDYESSEPMVDRSGWSSASSWAVRRTLPADVQDYYSRRQRGGSGGWNRQEEEQPAADPPQNEPPPASQAVPGNAPVPVMNMMPPPPPPPPPPPPQLNVLHHYPMPGPLAALPVTLQPAAPYAIPPQVPVHLHPAVPLLQVPAVSAQALPPPPPPPPPMQQGSQTAAAQPDGPTTQVVSNVVSFVKPPPPPAPPRAVVAVVNQGHPAVTQALPSSTTQTGHHNKAQADSSKKEKKQQIQEKAINEVKTAIKPFYQNKEITKEEYKEIVRKAVEKVCHSKSGEVDSSKVANLVKAYVDKYKHARKK